Part of the Cuniculiplasma divulgatum genome, ACATATTACATTTTTCCCCTGAGGTATCCTATCAAAAATCTCTCTGTCATGGAATTCAGCAAGTACATCCATGTGCATGCTTTCCGCATATCCTGTCAGTTCCTCCATCCTTGAAGCAGGAAGAAAGTCGGCAATTAGTAATATGGCATCGAAACCACAATTGTATGAGGTTTCTATCATTTCTTCTCTATCTATGAAATCCTTCATCAGAATAGGCTTTTCGAATTTCTGAAGGCTTAACCCATCAGTAAAGTTGCCTGCGAAATGATCAGGCTCGGTAAGAACGCTGAACGCATCGGCGTAATCCTTAACGTAATCCCCGAATTTTTCAGGACTGGAGAATGACGGGCCGTAAAAACCTGAAGGTGATTCTCTCTTATATTCGATTATCAGTTTTTTTCCCTTTGCCCCAAGCACATTCTTCATCGAGATCGGCTTCCTTGATCTCATATCCTCACTTACGTGATTACGCTTTTCGTTTTTTCTATAAATCTGTTCAACTACATTCAATTCAATCCCTCAAGAAATTCTCAAATAGTTTCCTTCCATACTCAGAATAGAAACTTTCAGGATGGAACTGTACCCCAAATCTTTTCATATCTGGAGTATGAAATCCCATGATACTACCATCCGATTGAGAGATGCAGTCAGGTATTATTTCTGGAGATTGACGCACTGTGAGTGAATGATACCTGATTGCCTTGAATTTCTCAGGTATGCCACTGTATAGAGGGGAATCACCGTGAATCATTGTGTCAACCTCTCCGTGAAATTGGCGATTCATTCTTTCAATGACTGAACCTTTATTATATGCTATAACCTGATGCCCAAAGCAAATACCAAGAACCTTTGAATTCTTTAACCCTGTGAGGAATGTGTCAAGATCTCCTCTGTCTTCATGAATCGAAGGGCTTCCGGGTCCCGGAGAAATAACAATACGATCATATTCATCTGCTCTTATTTTACGAAGTTCATCATTCTTCACCACCTTCACACTGGTACCAAGTTCCCCTAAAAGCTGTTCTATATTATACACAAATGAATCGTAGTTATCAATTAACAATATCTTCATTTAACTTACCCCCAACTGCTGAATATGATTTCATTCTTATCTCATCTACTTCTCTTTCCGGATCTGAATCCTTTACTATTCCTGCCCCTGATCTGACGAAATATCCATTTCCATTCCCATATATTGTTCGTATTGTCAATGCCATGTCCATTTTTTCTGGCTCAATCAAGCCTACACAACCTGCATATGGACCCCTTGGTGATGTTTCAAGATCATTGATGATCCTTATGGCCCTGTCCTTTGGCGCTCCACTAACTGTGCCTGCTGGAAAAACTGCATTTATTATTTCGCTATTTTCAATATCCCTTCTCAGCTTAGATCTAACCTGGCTAACTATATGCATTACTGATGAAAATTGCCTTATTTCCATTGATCTTTCCACGTGAACTGTACCGTAATCTGAAATTTTCCCAAGATCATTTCTGGCAAGGTCCACAAGCATTCTGTGTTCCAGAAGTTCTTTTTGGTCTGATAGTAGATCCTTTGCAATCTCCTCATTTTCTGATTCATCGATGGAAATCCTTCGGGTACCAGCAATAGGTTCTATCATGAGATCTGTCCTATCTCTGGTTATAAGATTTTCCGGAGAACTTCCAAATATTTCATATTCATTGAATTTGAAATAATATACATATAATGATCTATCAGTTCTCAGGAATGTTCTAACCATATCCAAAGGATCAAGTGAAAATGGCCCGAAATCCCTTGATACGACAACCTGAAGTGCTTCGCCATTTCTTATCCTTTCTCTTGCTGCTATTATTTTTTCTTCCATTTCATGATCCTTCACATTTTCCTTCATAGGTGAGTGGACTGCTGTTGCAGACCTTGTGTACCTGCCTTTTAACGTTCCCTCAGGATTCAGCATTAATACTGGCGGGAACAGACCTTCCTTTGCCTTCGATTTAAATATACTGTTTACAAGAGAGAACGAAAGAATGATGGGTGTTTCTGTTTGTATTTTACTAAAAATTGATGTGTCACTGGCTTCAATCACATCTGTACCGGTGATCAGGGTTTCCTCTCCTGTTATTCTCTGATCATCAGTGAACTTACAGAAATACGCGAAGTTTCTGTTATTCTTTTTAAGATCCTCCACTATTTCTAAGATTTCACTTTCCATATCCAGCCTCCCTGAAAAAGTTCCTGATCTTAGAAGCATCTTTTTTGCCAGGATATGCTTCGAGCCCACTGCTTGCGTCTATAAATCCTGGATGGTAATCCATAATTTTTCTTAAGTTTTCTATATTTATTTTTCCCGCAACACCGACCTTCTTATTTAAGAAGGATTCTATATCACTCATCTTATCTACTATGCCACTCCTGCTTTCAAGAAGTACAAGATCTGCATTATGTGATCTTTCCCTCATTGTGTCTGATTCTATTACCTCTCGATCGACATCAATAACTGAGATTATCTTTCTTCCATCCTCTCTTACTTTTTCCATATCCTGAGCGGAGTTTGGAAAGTGCAGTTGAGCATAATCTTCTCCTGAGTCATATTTCAATGATGCTTCCAGATCTGTATAAACTGAGGCAACGTTCATTCCATATTCCTTTAGTTCCTTCACCAGTTCCATTGATCCCTTTCTGGGTGATAGATCCGAAAGAACAACTCCTATTATGGTAGCCCCGGAGTCACTGGCAATTTTTGCGTCTTCAATGTTTGTGACCCCACATATTTTAAAAAACAGATGATATCGCCTCCTTTACCTTCCCACCTGTTATCTCATTGAGCTTTTCTATGGCATAACCATTCTTTATGCTCCTGTATGCCATTCTATATCCTTCATTCATGTCCCTTGAAATGCCATTCAGTATTAGACACGGGGCTGCATTGAGAGCTATGAATTTTGCTGCTGACTCGTTTTTGCCGTTCAGACCAGCAAGTGTTTTCACAAAAATCTCATTTTTGTTCTCACCTGTGACCTCGTCTTCATCTATTTTTCCCTCTGTTATTTCACTGGCTTCTATCTCCTTCCTCTTTATGTTATTATCAACAAATGATAGAGTTGACTTTCCCTTGAATGAAATTTCATCCATTCCGTCGTTACCCATTACTATTATGCCCTTCCTGTTTTGCATTTTGATGACGTTTGAAAAAATATCAATTATCTGTGGTTCCGTGCAGCCTATTACTATTCTTCCAGGATTCAGGGGATTGGTCAGTGGCCCCATGAGATTAAAAATTGTTCTGTGACCTAACTTTTTTCGAACTGGAGAGAATTTTTTGAATGCATCATTATAAAATGAGGCGAGAAGAAACACGAAATTTTTTGATGCTAAATCTGCCCTTATTTCATTTTCATTTCTTGTAAAATTATACCCTGCCCTTTCCATGAAATCTGCTCCTCCAGACTTTCCAGTTATGCTTCTGTTTCCATGTTTTCCCATGACTATTCCAAGTGAACTGCATACTATGGATGCTGCAGTGCTTACATTTATGGTTCCCTTCATGTCTCCCCCAGTTCCAACAATATCAGTGCAACCTGAATATTCACCAACGGATGCAAGTTTTCTAAGTCCCTTAGAGAATCCAGATATCTCATTCAAATTTTCACCCCTAACATGGATTGCAGAAAGAAATGCAGCCCTTTCTGAATCATTTATTTCTTCTCTGCAGAGATAGGCAGGTAACTCTTCCATCTCGCTTTCATCTATTTGACTTCCTTCTATTATCTTCATTACGGTTTCAGATACCATTGAGACCCTCCTCCAGCATATTTACTTTTGAGTCAAAACCAGCCATGTCCCCTGTTTCCATAAATGGAACAAGACTTGAACCAACTGCTATACCGTCTGCACCAGATTTGCCAAGTTCACTGATCTCCTCTAAGCTGTTAATTCCGAATCCAAATATCAGCTCACGTCCAGGGCACAGTTCTTTAATTCTTTTTACCATAAGATCAATACTAACAGGAACTCTTATTCCAGTTGACGGCTGTAAACCGTGATAGATCCAGTCATTTGTCCTGGATGCAATGTCCCTGATTACCATATCAGGAGTGGAAGAGGTAAAAAATGGAATAAGTGAAAGACCAGAATAGTCCATTTTTTCGATTAGACTGTTCCTTTCCGGAAAGTAATCAGTCAGCAGATCAGGGATTATGGCTCCACTGAATCCCATTGATTTCAGATTTCCAAGAAATTCCCTTTCCTTCCCTATGAAGTGATTGTAGTAAACAAGAGTGTAAACTTTTATTCCCTTTGATGTGGCAGTTTCTACTGTTTTTCTTAACATATCCTCAGAATAGTTTGCCTTAGCCCTGCTATGGGTCTTTCTGATCACTGGGCCGTCATAATAAGGGTGGTCTGTTGGTATCCCCAGTTCCAGATAGTCATATCTGTGCTTGAGGGAACGGTCGAAGAATTTCTGAAATGTTTCCCTATCGGGATATGGAAATGTAAAATACAGTGCCAGTTTCATCCTAATCCCTTATTATGGAAAGATCGAGCAACCCATGTCCGCTGAGATTAAATACCACAGTTTTTCCTTGATTTTCAGGGTTCCTGCAGTAATCAATAACAGTTGCAATTGCGTGCGATGATTCTGGTGCTGGTACTATACCCTGGGTTCTTGCAAACAATTCCATTGCCTGCATGCTTCTCTCTTCTGTAACCTCATCTGTCTTGATTCTCCCATTTTTTATCAGAAGTGATAAAGCAGGAGCTGCGCCGTGATATCTCAACCCTCCTGCATAGATGGATGGTGGAACAAAATCAGCTCCAAGTGACAGCATTTTTAATTCTGGCATTATACC contains:
- a CDS encoding phosphoribosylanthranilate isomerase, which translates into the protein MFFKICGVTNIEDAKIASDSGATIIGVVLSDLSPRKGSMELVKELKEYGMNVASVYTDLEASLKYDSGEDYAQLHFPNSAQDMEKVREDGRKIISVIDVDREVIESDTMRERSHNADLVLLESRSGIVDKMSDIESFLNKKVGVAGKINIENLRKIMDYHPGFIDASSGLEAYPGKKDASKIRNFFREAGYGK
- the trpD gene encoding anthranilate phosphoribosyltransferase produces the protein MVSETVMKIIEGSQIDESEMEELPAYLCREEINDSERAAFLSAIHVRGENLNEISGFSKGLRKLASVGEYSGCTDIVGTGGDMKGTINVSTAASIVCSSLGIVMGKHGNRSITGKSGGADFMERAGYNFTRNENEIRADLASKNFVFLLASFYNDAFKKFSPVRKKLGHRTIFNLMGPLTNPLNPGRIVIGCTEPQIIDIFSNVIKMQNRKGIIVMGNDGMDEISFKGKSTLSFVDNNIKRKEIEASEITEGKIDEDEVTGENKNEIFVKTLAGLNGKNESAAKFIALNAAPCLILNGISRDMNEGYRMAYRSIKNGYAIEKLNEITGGKVKEAISSVF
- a CDS encoding tryptophan synthase subunit alpha — protein: MKLALYFTFPYPDRETFQKFFDRSLKHRYDYLELGIPTDHPYYDGPVIRKTHSRAKANYSEDMLRKTVETATSKGIKVYTLVYYNHFIGKEREFLGNLKSMGFSGAIIPDLLTDYFPERNSLIEKMDYSGLSLIPFFTSSTPDMVIRDIASRTNDWIYHGLQPSTGIRVPVSIDLMVKRIKELCPGRELIFGFGINSLEEISELGKSGADGIAVGSSLVPFMETGDMAGFDSKVNMLEEGLNGI
- a CDS encoding anthranilate synthase component II codes for the protein MKILLIDNYDSFVYNIEQLLGELGTSVKVVKNDELRKIRADEYDRIVISPGPGSPSIHEDRGDLDTFLTGLKNSKVLGICFGHQVIAYNKGSVIERMNRQFHGEVDTMIHGDSPLYSGIPEKFKAIRYHSLTVRQSPEIIPDCISQSDGSIMGFHTPDMKRFGVQFHPESFYSEYGRKLFENFLRD
- a CDS encoding anthranilate synthase component I family protein, which gives rise to MESEILEIVEDLKKNNRNFAYFCKFTDDQRITGEETLITGTDVIEASDTSIFSKIQTETPIILSFSLVNSIFKSKAKEGLFPPVLMLNPEGTLKGRYTRSATAVHSPMKENVKDHEMEEKIIAARERIRNGEALQVVVSRDFGPFSLDPLDMVRTFLRTDRSLYVYYFKFNEYEIFGSSPENLITRDRTDLMIEPIAGTRRISIDESENEEIAKDLLSDQKELLEHRMLVDLARNDLGKISDYGTVHVERSMEIRQFSSVMHIVSQVRSKLRRDIENSEIINAVFPAGTVSGAPKDRAIRIINDLETSPRGPYAGCVGLIEPEKMDMALTIRTIYGNGNGYFVRSGAGIVKDSDPEREVDEIRMKSYSAVGGKLNEDIVN
- a CDS encoding beta/alpha barrel domain-containing protein, yielding MNVVEQIYRKNEKRNHVSEDMRSRKPISMKNVLGAKGKKLIIEYKRESPSGFYGPSFSSPEKFGDYVKDYADAFSVLTEPDHFAGNFTDGLSLQKFEKPILMKDFIDREEMIETSYNCGFDAILLIADFLPASRMEELTGYAESMHMDVLAEFHDREIFDRIPQGKNVICGYNRRNLRTLKMEGNEDQVVELMAGHEVKVLESGLDRSNYRRLLKMPFDGYLIGSSVLKEPKFVIEIKKEGSDYDDERNE